The nucleotide sequence CAAGAAGGTTTAGCTGTTGTATTTGTTTCGGGGTTGCTGTTCATTCTTATTGCCTTTACGAAGCTATCTTCCATTTTAACGGATGCAATTCCTGATTCGTTAAAGCATGCGATTACTGTCGGAATTGGAATATTTTTGACGTTTATCGGTTTGCAAAAAGGTGGTCTCGTTGTTTCCAATGAGGAAACATTCGTAGCATTAGGAAATTTAACCGCCCCCCACACGATGGCAACCATTTTGACTCTAATTGTAACGGTTGTTCTGTTTGCACGCGGTGTACCAGGAAACTTTCTATTTAGCATGGTATTTGGTGCTTTGCTCGCTTGGATGCTAGGCCTTATGGAGAGTCCTAAGATGAATGAAAGTGTTTCATTCCAACAATATGGCGATGTCTTAGGCGCCATGTCATTTGAGCGAATCGGTGATATTGTCTTTTGGACTGCGACTTTTTCCCTAACGATGGTGATCGTCTTTGAAAACATTGGCCTTATTCACGGTCATGTTGACATGATCAACCAACCGGGAAGCTATCGTCGTGCCTTTCAAGCGAATGCTATTTCCGCTGCCACTTGCGGCTTATTCGGTTCAAGTCCAACAGTCTCTACTGCCGAGACGACAGCTGGTATTACAGCAGGAGGAAGAACGGGATTAACAGCTATTACGACAGGCTTGTTGTTCCTATTATCGTTGTTCTTTTTACCAGTGATTAAAGTGATACCTGATAGCGCCATCGCACCGATTTTAATCTTAATCGGCGGGTTGATGGTTCAAAGCATTCAACATATCGACTTAAAAGACTTTACCGAAAGTTTTCCAGCCTTTTTAATCATCGCATTCATTCCATTAACTTATAGCATCGTTGATGGGATGGCATTCGGATTTATCGCTTATCCTATTTTGAAACTATTTATGAAACGAAGAAATGAAATCGCTTTTCCTCTTTATATCATTGCGCTTTTATTTCTTGTTAATTTCATTTTTCATACGTAAACTGATAGACAAGTGGAAGAACGGGATACACTCCTCACTCCGCTTGTCGACAGATGAAAACCTCCTGAAATCAGGAGGTTTTTTTGTTGCCACTTCCATTTGGAGATTTTAATTATTAGGCTGTTTTCGTATAAATTGTTGCATTTCCAATAATGAATTCTGAACATTGCGCTACGGGCACTTGCTTTCCGCGGGGAGCTGTCTACTTTCGGCTCCTAGCGATTAGCGAACGATTCTCAACAATGAATTTTTAACACATTAAAAGTAACAATCCATTAGATAAAAGCCAATTATTATCAGCACACATAATGCTGAGCGACTTAAAGATTGCTTGTGGAATTTATGCGCTAAGCGTATGTTTGTGTTGAGACCTCCTACTTACAGGAGGTTTTGGTGTATATTTTTCACGCCCCCTCCAAACGATAAGAAAAAACAAGGAGGACTTTTGAGTGAAACGTTTGCTATCGTTTTTTCTTATCGTGCCTTTAATGGGCTGCCAATATTTATCGAATGATCAGTTAGAAGAACAATCGGCGGGTCTAGAACATACGAATTTCGATGAAAGTCAAACCTCTGATGAACTTCTATTGGAGTCAAGGAGACAAGTGCGATTTGGTCGTGATGACAATGAATTAGAAACGCGAGAGGCTGAACGTCTAGTCTCAAACTATGTAAAAGCGAACCCGGATGATACGGTCGTACAATATGACCATAAAGAGGGGAATCGCTACATCTTACGAGTGTACTCCGTCGATGGAGGGAACAAGACGAGTTGGTATAGCGTCGATTTAGAAACAAAAAAAGTTGAAAAGCTCACTCGATAAGAAAAGCGCAAAGCGCAAGTCCTTAAGTCAAGGGCGCTGGAGACCTGCGAGGAGACTTCCATCTGGGCCGAAGCGACCCGAGCTGATGGCGCTTGGAGCTAGACACCAAAAAAACGGTAAAGAGAATACTTTAACACTTTATTGAACTTAAACTTTCTGTAACGATGAAAAGCCTCCCAATGTCTCGATCCTGACATTGGGCTTTTTTGGACCATTTTTTGAAGGATAACATTTCCTACTAGATTTTTTTATAAAACATGTTAGAATTCAATACGTGAAAAAATTTGAAAGAAGGGTGTCAAAAACGAGTGGGTACCTTAATGTTATTCCAACATGACCAAGAAGTTACAGCAATTGAAAATGTTAGTGAAGAAATTCTTCAGCACGTAAAACAAGATAGTGATACGAAAAAAGTCATCCTTACTCTGGACGACAAAGAAGTAGAGTATGAAAATGTAACACATGTGAAATACGAAGAGGACGTTAATTGGGATTTTGGCTATTAAGTAGAAATAGATGATGGATTGACCGACACGAGCAAATAACTGCTCGTGTTTTTTATATATCACTTTCTACCAATTCAAAAACTTTTAAGTCTTCAGACCGTATATAGAAAAAAATGGTCAAACACCTAATGACCTTTTCTTTCATATGGTGGGAGTGAATGGTTTTACTGAAGAAAGGAGAATGCACATGTTTCGTTCCCACCGACAGTTTCAAATGTTCCCGTTTAACTTCTTCCCTTTCCCATGGGGGCAACCACAACAACCGCCAGTTGGACCACCACCAAGTCACGGCGGAGGGCAACATGGAGGGCCACCATTCGGTCCACCACCGGGGCAAGGAGGTCAACCAGGGCAACATGGGGGACCGCCGTCCGGACCACCACCGTCGTATATTCCGCCTGAGCCACAAGGAGCTTCCCTTTATGCCGTAGATCCCGGTGGCATCCGTGGGTGTTTATATCGATACACGTATATTCGTTTAAATAACGGACGTAGATTTTGGTACTACCCAACATACGTAGGCAGAACATCAGTCGCTGGCTGGCGTTGGCGCCCAAGACAATATCGTTGGGTTTATTACGGAATTGATTTAAGTCAAATTCGTTCATACAGTTGTTCATAAAAATGAGTCAGGCAGATATTTTTCTTTATCTGCCTTGCTTATTTTCCTATTAATCCCCAATGACCCCTGTATTCTTTTCTTTACATAACGGGGTTTGATTGACTTGTAGCGCTAAGTGAACAGCTTCTTTCGCTGAAGTGGCATAAAGCAATTCCACTGTCTTTCGCTCATCTAAATAACAGCCTTCAACGGAAACATCCTTCACCTTCGATGCCCATCCTCCCGAATGATCCATTACGACTACTGGCTTTTTATTCATATAAGCGGCGGAAAGCTCACCGAGTGTCCCATTTCCACCTCGAATCATAATCAATACATCCGCTGAATGGACAAGAATAATGCTGCGATAATCAAACGCTAATCCCGTCGTAATCGGAATATCGATATAATCATTAGCTACATTTATTTCATCCCCTGCCAAAATACCAATAACCAGTCCACCCGCTTCTTTTGCTCCTTTGGAAGCAGCTTCCATGACACCGCTTCCTCCCCCTGATAATAAGATCGATCCGCTTTTGGCTATTTCTTTCCCAACTTCTTCAGCCAATGTATATACGTCAACCGGAATGATTCCCGACTGCCCGATTACCGCGATTCTTTTCATACCATTCCCCCGTTTTTCTCTTTATTGATACAAGTTTACGCAGGAAGACATCCATTATTGACATTTTTTCGCACGAAAAAAGGTGGGCAAAACGGGATAAATCCGTCTTACTCACCTTCTTTCATAAAACGAGTGACCTTTCTTCTACAGTTTGCATAAATTCCGCCCGTCTTTTCGCTTGCGCATAAATTCGATTCATCTCATCTTTGTAAAAGCGCATATGCTGGACAGACAACGCCTGAAGCATTTCTTCTTTCAGACGCTTCACTATTTCTTTTTCTTCGCTCGTTAACAATGTATCTTCGTGATGCATCCTAGTCCACCTCGAATGAGAGTCTAATTTACTATACTCTTCGAACGAAAGATTTATGCTATGACGGTCTTTTCAGCTAGTTTTTGTCGATTTTTGTGCATTTCTTTCCTATAATTTAGGACCTCTATTAAATTTAAACCATCCCATTCGATAAAAGAAGAAAACCATTCCAATGGAAATGAAGGACATGACGACTAAAACGATGTAGTAGCCATTTTCATTTTCAGCTCCGGCATATGCTCAAAATTCATTCCGTACACACCAACTATAAACGTAAGTGGCATAAAGATGGACGAAATAACGGTCAATGTCATCATAATGGTATTCATTCGATTGGATGTAAACGACAAGTAACTGTCGCGAATATCAGCGCTTAACTCTCGATTCGCATCAATCATTTCAACGAGTTTCATTAAGTGATCATAAATGTCATGGAAATAAAGAGACTCATTCATTTGTTTCACTTTGTCTGATGAAATAATGCGGTAAAGGAGATCTCGCATCGGGATAATTGTTCGACGAATTTTGTTTAAATCCGATCGAACATCAAATAGTTGTCGCATCAGTTCATCTATCGTTTCATTTTTTGTATTCTCCTCCATATCATTTAACACATCCTCCAATCGATAAACTGGTGGAAAATAATCGTCTACAAGCTTATCGACTACTTTATGTAAAATTTGAATTGGCCCAAGGCGTAATCGTTCATCTTTTTTGACTCGGTGCCAAATATTATGAATGTCACGAATTGGTTTTTTGTGAAACGTTACAATGAACGATGAGCTAACAAATACGTCTACCTCTTCCGCCTGAAGTGTTTTCTGATGAATGGCATGAAGAACGATAAACATATACGTATCATAAAAATCCATTTTCGGACGTTGAACAAATTCTAAACAATCTTCAATCGCAAGCGGATGAAAATGAAAAAATCGACTTAATAGTTTTATTTCTTCATCCGTCGGTTCTTGAAAGTCAACCCAATACCAAACGATATTCGGTTTCTTTAATTCACGTAAGGAAAGTTCATATTGCACCGAACCGTTCGTATCAATCGCAAGCGTTCGAATCATCGTTTTTCGACCCTTTCTGCGCTATTTCTCCTTCTTATTCCCTCTTTCTCCCTATTTAAACAATCGACATGGAAAACCTCCCATAAATTTATCGTCAACTCGCGTCAAGAATGATAAAATGAGTAGCAATTAGACAAAAAAGAGTAAAGGTGAAGAAGCTATGGAACATTTAATTAATCCAAAAGTAAAAGATTTATCCATTTCAGGCATTCGAACTTTTTTTAATTTAGTAGCTAAATATGACGACGTCAT is from Bacillus kexueae and encodes:
- a CDS encoding transporter: MFRSHRQFQMFPFNFFPFPWGQPQQPPVGPPPSHGGGQHGGPPFGPPPGQGGQPGQHGGPPSGPPPSYIPPEPQGASLYAVDPGGIRGCLYRYTYIRLNNGRRFWYYPTYVGRTSVAGWRWRPRQYRWVYYGIDLSQIRSYSCS
- a CDS encoding TIGR00725 family protein, with protein sequence MKRIAVIGQSGIIPVDVYTLAEEVGKEIAKSGSILLSGGGSGVMEAASKGAKEAGGLVIGILAGDEINVANDYIDIPITTGLAFDYRSIILVHSADVLIMIRGGNGTLGELSAAYMNKKPVVVMDHSGGWASKVKDVSVEGCYLDERKTVELLYATSAKEAVHLALQVNQTPLCKEKNTGVIGD
- a CDS encoding NCS2 family permease, producing the protein MNKFFNLTERGTSVQKELLAGLVAFFTIVYIVAVNASILSDAGIPIEAGILATVLSSVVGCLLMGFMSNTPIIVVPGMGVNALFTFTICQSMGLTWQEGLAVVFVSGLLFILIAFTKLSSILTDAIPDSLKHAITVGIGIFLTFIGLQKGGLVVSNEETFVALGNLTAPHTMATILTLIVTVVLFARGVPGNFLFSMVFGALLAWMLGLMESPKMNESVSFQQYGDVLGAMSFERIGDIVFWTATFSLTMVIVFENIGLIHGHVDMINQPGSYRRAFQANAISAATCGLFGSSPTVSTAETTAGITAGGRTGLTAITTGLLFLLSLFFLPVIKVIPDSAIAPILILIGGLMVQSIQHIDLKDFTESFPAFLIIAFIPLTYSIVDGMAFGFIAYPILKLFMKRRNEIAFPLYIIALLFLVNFIFHT